The genomic segment TTTTATTCCTCGGGCTACCATCATCTCCCGGCCACGGTCTGCTGCATACCCTTTCCCTATGGAACCAAAACCAATCTTCATACCCGGCAGTTCCAGAAAAATTGTCGATGCCGCGCTATCCAACCGAATATGCTTATATCCTACCTTAGCAACCGACCGGCGAATTGACGTTTCGGAAGGCATCGTTATCATGCTGCCGTCAAACTTCCAGACTTTATCCATCGCAGCAATACTGATATCAAAAGCGCCCTGTGAATTTTCGCTATACTGGATAGCCCGCTGGGTCAGTTCAAATACCTCACGATCTACTTTGACGGGCCTTATTCCTGCATTGCGATTCACTTCAGAAATCTGTGTATGCGGGCGCCATTCGGAAATTAAATTTTCGATCCGGTCGATTTCAGCGATCACTTCAGCAATATGTTGTGCGGCGGATAAGGTATCCCTGTCTATCAGCGTAATCTCGAATATCGACCCCATCAGGGTTACCTGTTTCTTAAGCAGTACCTGTGAAAATACCGCCGAAACGTTCATCCAAAGAAATAAGGGCAGCAGCAAAAATTGTCTAACTTGTACCATAACCCAACATTGTTCAAAAGTTAAAATGCATATCCTAACGGATTGCCAAACCAAGCAATTTTAGTAACAATCAGTCAATACCTGACCGATGCGTTTATAATATTCGAGTGTTTTACCTGAACTCTTCAGTAGAATTTCGTTTAATACAGCTTCTACGTCATGTTGCATTTGCAACGCACCGCAGAGCATGACACAACCGTTATGTTCCAGCAGATTTACAAAATACACACCCTCTTCGCGGATCAGATCCATTACATATTGTGCCGGTTGCTCACGTGAAAACGCCAGCCGCAGTTGTTGCAATTGCCCTAGGTGTTTTTGTTCCTCAGCAAATTGGCGGTAGTGGGCCGTCGTCGCGTTGTCATAACGGAATCCGGCATACAGCCGGACCGGCGTTTTAGCCTGGTTTTCGGCGATCATACCTAAAAACGGTGCAATACCTGTACCATTCGCGATTAGGGCAACAGCAGGAGCAGACTTTGGAAAGTGGAATCGGGGATTGACGAGAACACGGGCT from the Sphingobacterium thalpophilum genome contains:
- a CDS encoding FAD:protein FMN transferase, coding for MVQVRQFLLLPLFLWMNVSAVFSQVLLKKQVTLMGSIFEITLIDRDTLSAAQHIAEVIAEIDRIENLISEWRPHTQISEVNRNAGIRPVKVDREVFELTQRAIQYSENSQGAFDISIAAMDKVWKFDGSMITMPSETSIRRSVAKVGYKHIRLDSAASTIFLELPGMKIGFGSIGKGYAADRGREMMVARGIKAGIVNASGDLSAWGRRPDGDFWKIGVNNPFKSHQMVQILQLTDGSVATSGSYEKFAEIEGKRYAHIVDPRTGYPASGLTSVTIYGPSAEIANALSTSVMVLGELEGVKLILKFPEYRFIFITDKGKVLQDKRRSNTRRHM